The following coding sequences lie in one Arachis ipaensis cultivar K30076 chromosome B03, Araip1.1, whole genome shotgun sequence genomic window:
- the LOC107631835 gene encoding UDP-glucose 6-dehydrogenase 1-like: MVKICCIGAGYVGGPTMAVIALKCPNVQVTVVDIAEPRINAWNSGTLPIYEPGLDDVVKQCRGKNLFFSTEVEKHVAESDIIFVSVNTPTKTQGLGAGKAADLTYWESAARMIADVSKSDKIVVEKSTVPVKTAEAIERILTHNKKGINFTILSNPEFLAEGTAIQDLFNPDRVLIGGRETPEGQKAINALRDVYANWVPKERILCTNLWSAELSKLAANAFLAQRISSVNAMSALCESTGADVSQVSHSIGTDSRVGPKFLNASVGFGGSCFQKDILNLVYICECNGLPEVANYWKQVVKVNDYQKSRFVNRVVSSMFNTVSSKKIAILGFAFKKDTGDTRETPAIDVCKGLLGDKARLSIFDPQVTEDQILKDLSMKKFDKDHPSHLQPASPTSIKQVSIVGDAYEATKDSHGICILTEWDEFKKLDYQKVFDSMQKPAFVFDGRNIVDADKLRKIGFIVYCIGKPLDPWLKDMPAVA; the protein is encoded by the exons atggTGAAGATTTGTTGCATTGGAGCCGGGTATGTTGGAGGGCCAACAATGGCGGTGATTGCATTGAAGTGCCCTAACGTTCAAGTAACCGTGGTGGACATAGCGGAACCAAGAATCAATGCGTGGAACAGCGGAACTCTGCCGATCTACGAGCCAGGGCTGGATGATGTGGTGAAGCAATGCAGAGGGAAGAATCTCTTCTTTAGCACGGAGGTGGAGAAGCACGTGGCGGAGTCTGACATCATCTTTGTTTCCGTCAACACGCCTACAAAGACTCAGGGCCTCGGCGCAGGCAAGGCGGCCGACTTAACTTACTGGGAGAGCGCTGCCAGGATGATCGCCGATGTGTCGAAGTCGGACAAGATTGTGGTTGAGAAATCAACTGTCCCTGTGAAGACTGCAGAGGCAATTGAGAGAATCTTGACACATAACAAGAAAGGAATCAATTTCACAATTCTATCAAATCCTGAGTTTCTTGCTGAGGGAACTGCAATTCAAGATCTGTTTAATCCTGATAGGGTGCTAATTGGTGGAAGGGAGACACCTGAGGGGCAAAAAGCCATAAATGCCCTCAGAGATGTGTATGCTAATTGGGTCCCTAAGGAGAGGATCCTCTGCACTAATCTCTGGTCTGCTGAACTGTCAAAGCTTGCTGCTAATGCTTTCCTTGCCCAGAGGATTTCCTCTGTCAATGCAATGTCTGCATTGTGTGAGTCAACTGGTGCTGATGTTTCGCAGGTTTCGCACTCCATCGGGACGGATTCTAGAGTCGGGCCCAAGTTCTTGAATGCCAGTGTTGGATTCGGTGGATCATGCTTCCAGAAGGACATACTCAATTTGGTCTACATTTGTGAGTGCAATGGCCTCCCTGAGGTTGCGAATTACTGGAAGCAG GTGGTAAAGGTGAATGACTACCAGAAGTCGCGGTTCGTGAACCGGGTGGTTTCGTCCATGTTCAATACAGTTTCAAGCAAGAAGATTGCGATCTTGGGATTCGCCTTCAAGAAGGATACAGGGGACACAAGGGAGACACCAGCTATTGATGTATGCAAGGGACTCTTAGGGGACAAGGCCAGATTGAGCATATTTGATCCTCAAGTAACTGAAGATCAGATTTTGAAGGATTTGTCTATGAAGAAGTTTGATAAGGACCACCCTTCACATCTTCAACCTGCAAGCCCTACTTCAATAAAACAAGTTTCTATTGTTGGTGATGCATACGAGGCAACTAAGGACTCACATGGTATCTGCATTCTAACTGAGTGGGATGAGTTCAAGAAGCTTGATTATCAGAAGGTGTTTGATTCAATGCAGAAGCCAGCATTTGTATTTGATGGAAGGAACATTGTGGATGCTGATAAGCTCAGGAAAATTGGCTTCATTGTTTATTGCATTGGAAAGCCATTAGATCCATGGCTCAAGGACATGCCTGCTGTGGCATAA
- the LOC107631834 gene encoding beta-glucosidase 40 → MGLRRGIMAAMVITLMLQVAMCKSEISRADFPNGFTFGTASSAFQYEGAVKEDGRGPSVWDTFSHTFGKILDFSNADVAVDQYHRYEYQIQYIFSVINVKFTCFKIHVSDGTGEINQAGVDYYNKLIDALLAKGIEPYVTIYHWDLPQALEDKYNGWLSADIINDFANYAEICFQKFGDRVKHWITFNEPHTFATQGYDVGLQAPGRCSIVLHLFCRAGNSATEPYIVAHNVLRSHALVADIYRKKYKAAQGGSLGIAFDVIWYEPATNTKEDIEAAQRAQDFQLGWFLDPLMFGDYPASMRSRVGNRLPKFTPSEAALVKGSLDFVGINHYTTFYARDNKTNLIGVLLHDTVADSGAVTLPFNGTKAIGKRANSIWLYIVPQSMRTLMNYIRQKYGNPTVYITENGMDDGNSPFTSIKDALKDEKRIGYHSGYLSNLQAAIKDGCNVKGYFVWSLLDNWEWAAGYSSRFGLYFVDYKNNLKRYPKQSVQWFKDFLKPS, encoded by the exons ATGGGGTTGAGAAGAGGCATAATGGCAGCCATGGTAATTACACTGATGCTTCAAGTTGCGATGTGTAAATCGGAGATAAGCAGGGCGGACTTTCCTAACGGCTTTACATTTGGCACTGCTTCTTCTGCCTTTCAG TATGAAGGAGCAGTAAAAGAAGACGGAAGGGGACCATCTGTATGGGATACTTTCTCACATACTTTTG GCAAGATACTCGATTTCAGCAATGCTGATGTTGCAGTGGATCAATACCATCGATACGAA TATCAAATACAGTATATATTTTCAGTTATAAATGTCAAATTTACCTGCTTTAAAATTCATGTATCAGATGGAACCGGAGAAATTAACCAGGCAGGAGTTGATTACTATAACAAACTCATAGACGCATTACTCGCCAAAG GAATTGAACCATATGTGACCATATACCACTGGGACCTACCACAAGCCTTAGAAGACAAGTATAATGGATGGCTCAGTGCTGATATCAT AAATGACTTTGCAAATTATGCTGAGATATGCTTTCAGAAATTTGGGGACAGAGTGAAGCATTGGATCACATTTAATGAGCCACACACATTTGCCACACAAGGCTATGATGTTGGTCTTCAGGCCCCTGGAAGATGCTCCATTGTTCTTCACCTGTTTTGTAGGGCTGGCAACTCTGCTACTGAACCTTACATTGTTGCTCATAATGTCCTTCGTTCTCATGCACTTGTTGCtgatatatatagaaaaaagtaTAAG GCTGCACAGGGTGGATCACTTGGGATAGCCTTTGATGTGATTTGGTATGAGCCAGCAACAAACACCAAAGAAGACATTGAAGCTGCTCAAAGAGCACAAGATTTCCAGTTAGGCTG GTTTCTTGATCCTTTGATGTTTGGAGATTATCCAGCTTCAATGAGAAGCAGAGTAGGGAACAGGCTCCCAAAATTTACCCCATCTGAGGCTGCCCTTGTGAAAGGTTCCTTAGATTTTGTGGGAATCAATCATTACACCACTTTTTATGCAAGAGACAATAAAACTAATCTCATTGGAGTTCTGCTCCATGATACTGTTGCAGATTCTGGTGCTGTTACTCTTC CATTCAATGGTACTAAAGCTATTGGAAAAAGG GCAAATTCTATATGGTTGTATATAGTGCCACAAAGCATGAGAACCTTGATGAACTACATCAGACAAAAGTATGGAAACCCTACAGTCTATATCACAGAAAATG GGATGGATGATGGGAATAGCCCATTTACCTCCATTAAGGATGCTCTAAAGGATGAGAAACGGATTGGGTACCACAGTGGCTATTTATCTAATTTACAAGCTGCTATAAA AGATGGTTGCAATGTGAAGGGATATTTTGTGTGGTCACTACTTGATAACTGGGAGTGGGCAGCTGGATACAGTTCAAGATTTGGTCTATACTTTGTTGATTACAAAAACAATCTAAAGAGATACCCTAAACAATCTGTTCAATGGTTCAAGGACTTCTTGAAACCATCTTAA